The following proteins come from a genomic window of Malus domestica chromosome 02, GDT2T_hap1:
- the LOC103404345 gene encoding uncharacterized protein, with the protein MDGMSVKCATKSPAVKNGLVASNIGVWYTPIKENVNLAKLDFVALDITGNNYLTWVVDAKIHLETGNLRETIKEENSASSQDRAKAMIFIRCHLDEGLKNEYLIVEDPLALWNELRNKYNHQKMMILPRACYEWTHLRIQDFKTVVEYNSAMFKISFQMKLCGETITEEDMLEKTFSIFNASNVLLQQQYTEQGFTEYNHLISMLLVAKQNNELLMKNHQSQPTGSQSFPEVNAASLEVNTTSSRSNNYKRGCSHKLG; encoded by the exons ATGGATGGAATGAGTGTTAAATGTGCGACCAAGAGTCCAGCAGTTAAGAATGGTCTTGTGGCCTCAAATATCGGTGTATGGTACACACCAAT aaaagaaaatgtgaacttggcaaagcttgattttgttgcctTAGATATTACTGGGAATAACTACCTTACATGGGTAGTGGATGCCAAAATCCATTTGGAGACAGGGAATCTTAGAGAAACCATCAAGGAGGAGAATAGTGCATCATCTCAAGATCGGGCGaaggccatgatctttattcgtTGCCACCTTGATGAAGGACTGAAAAACGAGTACCTAATAGTTGAAGATCCATTAGCCCTCTGGAATGAACTGAGAAACAAATACAATCATCAGAAAATGATGATTCTTCCAAGGGCTTGTTATGAgtggactcacctaaggatccaggatttcaaaACGGTAGTTGAGTACAATTCTGCAATGTTCAAAATTAGCTTTCAGATGAAGCTCTGTGGGGAAACCATCACTGAGGAAGATatgctggaaaagactttcagcatATTTAATGCCTCCAACGTGCTCCTGCAGCAGCAGTATACAGAGCAAGGCTTTACTGAGTACAACCACCTGATATCTATGCTTCTTGTAGCTAAACAAAACAAtgagcttttgatgaagaatcatcagtcTCAACCTACTGGATCACAATcattcccagaagtgaatgctgCTTCCCTCGAAGTGAACACCACATCCTCTCGTAgcaataattacaaacgaggaTGTAGCCACAAGCTAGGCTAG